In the Deinococcus ficus genome, one interval contains:
- a CDS encoding ABC-F family ATP-binding cassette domain-containing protein, with the protein MELGAGDRLALIGENGSGKSTLLRLLAGLDAPDAGTLIRAGRVAWLAQHADLPAGTVLEAVTPPELRGAASALAAATDALGNGSDAALDAFAQAEETYRLAGGYEFEGRAAAVLAGLALPADLGVGALSGGQMRRVMLARLLLAPADVFLLDEPTNHLDLEGAQWLEGWIRASGAAFVLASHDRAFLDAVATGTAELERGHLSVYPGAYSAAMDLKATLREAQERDYAAYRRKRAALDEEMQRQASMGGVKENRRRATDSDKFRSTFKAERNQQVFASRARAMQKQIDRLDAHAVDKPFQDRRLVRLDLPPALPGPAEVLTVRDLGVVRGERAVLDGVSLHVRRGDRIALVGPNGGGKSTLLRALLGELPHGGEVRWGPGLTRYVAGQHGEELRGLETVGDALLHANAGLSPHQLHEVAAQVGLPGPAFALSGLSGGQRTRLSLARLNVTRAQVLVLDEPTNHLDIRMIEALEALLLGFAGTVLLASHDRSLIGRVATRRWEVQGGQVTELDRPVPVA; encoded by the coding sequence GTGGAACTCGGGGCTGGCGACCGCCTGGCCCTGATCGGAGAGAACGGCAGCGGGAAGAGCACGCTGCTGCGCCTGCTGGCCGGGCTGGACGCCCCGGACGCCGGAACCTTGATCCGGGCGGGGCGGGTGGCGTGGCTGGCGCAGCACGCAGACCTGCCGGCCGGCACGGTGCTGGAGGCGGTCACACCGCCGGAGTTGCGCGGCGCCGCGTCGGCACTAGCGGCCGCGACGGACGCGCTGGGGAACGGGTCGGACGCCGCCCTGGACGCCTTCGCGCAGGCGGAGGAAACGTACCGGCTGGCCGGCGGGTACGAGTTCGAGGGCCGCGCCGCGGCGGTCCTGGCGGGCCTGGCCCTCCCGGCAGACCTGGGGGTGGGGGCGCTGTCGGGCGGGCAGATGCGGCGCGTGATGCTGGCGCGGCTGCTGCTGGCCCCGGCGGACGTGTTCCTGCTGGACGAGCCGACCAACCACCTGGACCTGGAGGGCGCGCAGTGGCTGGAAGGCTGGATCCGGGCGTCCGGCGCGGCGTTCGTGCTGGCCAGTCACGACCGGGCGTTTCTGGATGCCGTGGCGACCGGCACGGCCGAGCTGGAGCGTGGGCACCTGAGCGTGTACCCGGGGGCGTACTCGGCGGCGATGGACCTGAAGGCCACGCTGCGGGAGGCGCAGGAACGGGATTACGCGGCGTACCGCCGGAAGCGCGCTGCGCTGGACGAGGAGATGCAGCGTCAGGCCAGCATGGGCGGGGTGAAGGAAAACCGCCGGCGCGCCACGGACAGCGACAAGTTCCGCTCGACCTTCAAGGCGGAGCGCAACCAGCAGGTGTTCGCCAGCCGGGCCAGGGCCATGCAGAAGCAGATTGACCGTCTGGACGCGCATGCTGTGGACAAACCCTTCCAGGACCGGCGGCTGGTGCGCCTGGACCTGCCGCCCGCCCTGCCCGGTCCGGCCGAGGTGCTGACCGTGCGGGACCTGGGCGTGGTGCGGGGGGAGCGCGCGGTGCTGGACGGCGTGAGCCTGCACGTGCGGCGCGGCGACCGGATCGCGCTGGTGGGGCCGAACGGCGGGGGCAAGAGCACGCTGCTGCGGGCCCTGCTGGGCGAGCTGCCGCATGGCGGCGAGGTCCGCTGGGGGCCGGGGCTGACGCGCTACGTGGCCGGGCAGCACGGCGAGGAACTGCGCGGCTTGGAGACGGTGGGGGACGCGCTGCTGCACGCGAACGCCGGCCTGAGCCCGCACCAGCTGCACGAGGTGGCGGCGCAGGTGGGCCTGCCCGGCCCGGCCTTCGCGCTGTCCGGGCTGTCGGGCGGGCAGCGCACGCGGCTGAGCCTGGCGCGCCTGAACGTGACGCGGGCGCAGGTGCTGGTGCTGGACGAGCCGACCAACCACCTGGACATCCGCATGATCGAGGCGCTGGAGGCACTGCTGCTGGGCTTTGCGGGCACAGTGCTGCTCGCCTCGCACGACCGGTCCCTGATCGGGCGGGTGGCGACGCGCCGGTGGGAGGTGCAGGGCGGGCAGGTCACGGAGCTGGACCGGCCGGTGCCCGTGGCCTGA
- a CDS encoding nitroreductase family protein, with translation MTVAEPRPITATTVAEAIESRRSIRTFVQEPMDQGDLREILRLASLAPSAWNAQTWRFAVVQDAALKEQLREAAYGQGQITSAPAVIVVYSDMEDTLATVEETAHPGMGEQGRAGQRSTFDNVFGAQEVAQRGQWGLTQANIAFGFLMLAARGLGYDTVPMLGFQPDRVKDILGLPAHVQFAGLLPIGKRAEEGFPHHRHNVERITKFY, from the coding sequence ATGACTGTTGCCGAACCCCGCCCCATCACCGCCACCACCGTCGCCGAGGCCATCGAAAGCCGCCGCAGCATCCGCACCTTCGTGCAGGAACCCATGGACCAGGGCGACCTGCGCGAGATCCTGCGCCTCGCCAGCCTGGCCCCCAGCGCCTGGAACGCCCAGACCTGGCGCTTCGCCGTCGTGCAGGACGCCGCCCTCAAGGAGCAGCTGCGCGAGGCCGCGTACGGCCAGGGCCAGATCACCAGCGCCCCCGCCGTCATCGTCGTCTACAGCGACATGGAAGACACCCTGGCGACCGTCGAGGAAACCGCCCACCCCGGCATGGGCGAGCAGGGCCGCGCCGGCCAGCGCAGCACCTTCGACAACGTCTTCGGCGCCCAGGAAGTCGCGCAGCGCGGCCAGTGGGGCCTCACCCAGGCCAACATCGCCTTCGGGTTCCTGATGCTCGCCGCCCGCGGCCTCGGCTACGACACCGTGCCCATGCTCGGCTTCCAGCCCGACCGCGTGAAGGACATCCTGGGCCTGCCCGCCCACGTGCAGTTCGCCGGCCTGCTGCCCATCGGCAAGCGCGCCGAGGAAGGCTTCCCCCACCACCGCCACAACGTGGAGCGCATCACCAAGTTCTACTGA
- a CDS encoding NUDIX hydrolase, whose translation MARRDLLVAAGILKDRFGRVLLVGNDWQGHGRVRYTLPGGVVESGETLPEALYREIYEETGLKLTGIRHMAYTMHIEDERRGERAIAVAFEATWEGLLNPSDPDGFIVEAKFCSVEEALEKLDSPPMREPLSDYLHTGEPGRFYAFKGWDGRGGLRIPALKRT comes from the coding sequence ATGGCGCGGCGTGACCTGCTGGTCGCGGCCGGCATCCTGAAAGACCGCTTCGGGCGGGTGCTGCTGGTCGGGAACGACTGGCAGGGGCACGGCAGGGTGCGGTACACCCTGCCGGGCGGGGTGGTGGAGTCCGGCGAGACGCTCCCGGAGGCGCTGTACCGCGAGATCTACGAGGAGACCGGCCTGAAGCTCACCGGCATCCGGCACATGGCGTACACCATGCACATTGAGGACGAGCGGCGCGGGGAGCGGGCGATCGCGGTGGCGTTTGAGGCGACGTGGGAGGGCCTGCTGAACCCCAGCGACCCGGACGGTTTCATCGTGGAGGCGAAGTTCTGCTCGGTGGAGGAGGCGCTGGAGAAGCTGGATTCCCCGCCCATGCGGGAGCCGCTGAGCGATTACCTGCACACTGGCGAACCAGGGCGCTTCTATGCCTTCAAGGGCTGGGATGGCCGCGGCGGCCTGCGGATTCCCGCACTGAAACGCACCTGA
- the prfA gene encoding peptide chain release factor 1 has translation MSGRLAELAAEFSMVERALGDPAALADGRAYARLTRRHRELLPLVTLLREQEARVSDLRGARELLDDPDMRDLAQGEVQALTARLAEIESELEVLLLPTDPDDVKDVILELRAGAGGAEAGLFAVDLLRMYTRYAEGAGLKLNVLDASESDLGGASKVVAEVTGEFAFRAFKWERGVHRVQRVPATESQGRIHTSTVTVAVLPEAEEGEVQLDLSEVRIDVFRSQGAGGQGVNTTDSAVRAVYRAGTPDEIVVVCQDGRSQIKNREKALLVLASRLAERERAAREERERTERASQVGSGDRSEKIRTYNYPQNRVTDHRLEGDAKNHPLDSVIAGGLAPVVAALARDERERQLLQMAAQDGGGQYGAA, from the coding sequence ATGAGCGGGCGGCTCGCCGAACTGGCGGCCGAGTTCAGCATGGTGGAGCGGGCGCTGGGGGACCCGGCGGCCCTGGCGGACGGCCGGGCGTACGCGCGCCTGACCCGCCGCCACCGGGAGCTGCTGCCGCTGGTCACGCTGCTGCGCGAGCAGGAAGCGCGGGTGTCCGACCTGCGGGGCGCGCGGGAACTGCTGGACGACCCGGACATGCGGGACCTGGCGCAGGGGGAGGTGCAGGCCCTGACGGCCCGGCTGGCCGAGATCGAATCGGAGCTGGAGGTGCTGCTGCTGCCCACCGACCCGGACGACGTGAAGGACGTGATCCTTGAACTGCGGGCCGGGGCGGGCGGCGCGGAGGCCGGGCTGTTCGCGGTGGACCTGCTGCGCATGTACACCCGCTACGCGGAGGGCGCGGGCCTGAAACTGAACGTGCTGGACGCCAGCGAGTCGGACCTGGGCGGCGCGAGCAAGGTCGTGGCGGAGGTCACGGGGGAGTTCGCGTTCCGGGCGTTCAAGTGGGAGCGGGGCGTACACCGCGTGCAGCGCGTGCCGGCCACGGAATCCCAGGGCCGCATTCACACGAGCACCGTGACGGTGGCCGTGCTGCCCGAAGCGGAGGAAGGCGAGGTGCAGCTGGACCTGTCGGAGGTCCGCATCGACGTGTTCCGGTCGCAGGGCGCGGGCGGTCAGGGCGTGAACACCACCGACTCGGCGGTGCGGGCGGTGTACCGGGCGGGCACGCCGGACGAGATCGTGGTGGTGTGCCAGGACGGCCGCTCGCAGATCAAGAACCGCGAGAAGGCGCTGCTGGTGCTGGCGTCCCGGCTGGCGGAGCGGGAGCGGGCGGCGCGGGAGGAACGCGAGCGGACGGAGCGGGCCTCGCAGGTGGGCAGCGGGGACCGCAGCGAGAAGATCCGCACGTACAACTACCCGCAGAACCGCGTGACGGATCACCGCCTGGAAGGCGACGCGAAGAATCACCCGCTGGACAGCGTGATCGCGGGCGGGCTGGCGCCGGTGGTCGCGGCGCTGGCGCGGGACGAGCGGGAGCGGCAGCTGCTGCAGATGGCCGCGCAGGACGGCGGGGGGCAGTATGGCGCGGCGTGA
- a CDS encoding phage holin family protein codes for MGFILRLLVNALALYLLTQVYSGVRFASGADIGSVLLAALVMGIVNALIRPVLLLLSLPINLLTLGLFTLVVNAAVLWIVASVTALNVAGFGAAFIGAIILAVISWVLDGVMGALGLDGARD; via the coding sequence ATGGGCTTCATCCTCAGACTGCTGGTCAATGCACTGGCGCTGTACCTGCTGACGCAGGTGTACTCCGGCGTGCGCTTCGCGTCCGGGGCGGACATCGGCAGCGTGCTGCTGGCCGCGCTGGTCATGGGCATCGTGAACGCCCTGATCCGCCCGGTGCTGCTGCTGCTCAGCCTGCCGATCAACCTGCTCACGCTGGGGCTGTTCACGCTGGTCGTGAACGCCGCCGTGCTGTGGATCGTGGCGAGCGTCACCGCCCTGAACGTGGCGGGCTTCGGCGCGGCGTTCATCGGCGCGATCATCCTGGCCGTGATCTCCTGGGTGCTGGACGGCGTGATGGGCGCCCTGGGCCTGGACGGCGCCCGTGACTGA
- the panC gene encoding pantoate--beta-alanine ligase, with protein MQVVRTPEALRAVRQGLGPVGFVPTMGYLHEGHAALIRRARQENALAVVSIFVNPMQFGPTDDLARYPRDLDRDLRVCAEAGAQVVFTPDAGVMYPPGFSTQVSLTGVSEPLDGAARPGHFTGVATVVLKLLNLVQPDRAYFGEKDWQQLAVIRRMVADLNVPVQVVGVPTVRADSGLALSSRNSYLGTEQQARATVLSRALRAVQAAYAAGERDTARLEQAGLDVLATDPEVQPDYLAVVPPDLQRQPTVTPDPLNRVLVAARMFGVRLIDNLPLDPADPVPAALPPGGPA; from the coding sequence GTGCAGGTGGTCCGCACGCCCGAGGCCCTGCGGGCCGTGCGGCAGGGCCTCGGCCCGGTGGGGTTCGTGCCCACCATGGGTTACCTGCACGAGGGGCACGCGGCCCTGATCCGCCGCGCCCGGCAGGAGAACGCGCTGGCGGTGGTGAGCATCTTCGTGAACCCCATGCAGTTCGGCCCCACCGACGACCTCGCCCGCTACCCCCGCGACCTGGACCGCGACCTGCGCGTGTGCGCGGAGGCCGGCGCGCAGGTCGTGTTCACGCCGGACGCGGGCGTGATGTACCCTCCGGGCTTCAGCACCCAGGTCAGCCTGACCGGCGTGTCCGAACCGCTGGACGGCGCGGCGCGCCCCGGGCACTTCACGGGCGTGGCCACGGTCGTGCTGAAGCTCCTGAACCTCGTGCAGCCGGATCGGGCGTACTTCGGCGAGAAGGACTGGCAGCAGCTCGCCGTGATCCGCCGTATGGTCGCGGACCTGAACGTGCCGGTGCAGGTGGTGGGCGTGCCCACCGTCCGCGCCGACTCCGGGCTGGCGCTGAGCAGCCGCAACAGCTACCTGGGCACCGAGCAGCAGGCCCGCGCCACGGTGCTCAGCCGCGCGCTGCGGGCCGTGCAGGCCGCGTACGCCGCCGGAGAGCGCGACACCGCCCGCCTCGAACAGGCCGGGCTGGACGTGCTCGCCACCGATCCCGAGGTGCAGCCCGACTACCTCGCGGTGGTGCCCCCGGACCTCCAGCGTCAGCCCACCGTCACGCCCGACCCCCTGAACCGCGTGCTGGTCGCCGCGCGCATGTTCGGGGTGCGTCTCATCGACAACCTGCCCCTGGACCCCGCCGACCCTGTTCCCGCCGCCCTGCCCCCTGGAGGCCCCGCATGA
- a CDS encoding VOC family protein, whose product MTPPVLHPTSAVGEVTLLARDLPRLHAFYRDLLRLTELETGPDHVTLGVPGRPLITLRAAPDLPTPAPGRPGLYHTAFLMPTRAELGRWLGHAARLNLRIGSGDHLVSEAFYLNDPEGNGIEVYADRPRDTWTWQNGQVRMDTLPVDAQAVFDAGEGQPYAAAPAGLTVGHVHLKVGSAAQAAQFYRDTLGLDIVSHFPGAAFLSWGGYHHHVGLNEWESRGQGRPAAPATGLHGVSFTTPDLAPLRALLHGQEGVEDHGDALTLHDPWGNRITVRAQA is encoded by the coding sequence ATGACTCCTCCCGTTCTGCATCCCACCAGCGCCGTCGGTGAGGTCACCCTCCTCGCCCGCGACCTGCCCCGCCTGCACGCCTTCTACCGCGACCTGCTGCGCCTCACCGAGCTGGAGACAGGCCCCGACCACGTCACCCTGGGCGTCCCCGGCCGGCCCCTGATCACCCTGCGCGCCGCCCCCGACCTGCCCACACCGGCCCCCGGGCGGCCCGGCCTGTACCACACGGCGTTCCTGATGCCCACCCGCGCCGAGCTGGGCCGCTGGCTGGGCCACGCCGCGCGCCTGAACCTGCGGATCGGCAGCGGCGACCACCTCGTCAGCGAGGCCTTCTACCTGAACGACCCGGAAGGCAACGGCATCGAGGTCTACGCCGACCGGCCCCGCGACACCTGGACATGGCAGAACGGGCAGGTCCGCATGGATACCCTGCCTGTGGACGCCCAGGCGGTATTTGATGCCGGCGAGGGCCAGCCGTACGCGGCGGCCCCGGCCGGGCTGACGGTGGGGCACGTGCACCTGAAGGTCGGCAGCGCCGCCCAGGCTGCGCAGTTCTACCGCGACACGCTGGGCCTGGACATCGTGTCGCACTTTCCCGGCGCGGCCTTCCTGTCGTGGGGCGGGTACCACCACCACGTCGGCCTGAACGAATGGGAGTCCCGCGGGCAGGGCCGCCCGGCCGCGCCGGCCACCGGGCTGCACGGCGTGAGCTTCACCACCCCGGACCTCGCCCCGCTGCGCGCGCTCCTGCACGGCCAGGAGGGCGTGGAGGACCACGGCGACGCCCTGACCCTGCACGACCCGTGGGGGAACCGCATCACTGTCCGCGCGCAGGCCTGA
- a CDS encoding type IV pilus twitching motility protein PilT produces MTLDDLLTEMVQRRASDVHLQAGSPPMGRIDGALVPFGTEKLMPPDTEALAQAMLTPEQWEDFEYRHELDTAYSVTGLGRFRCNVFRQRGAVGIVMRILTDVIPGFEALGLPADVMRGFAEHARGLILVTGPTGSGKSTTLASLIDHLNRSHPYNIITVEDPIEILHRNKRSLVVQREVGNDTRDFRTALKYAMRQDPDVIMIGEMRDKETVEAALSAAQTGHLVLSTLHTQDAIRTVNRIIDFFPPHERDQIRVQLSESLVGILSQRLLQRADGVGRALASEVLINTPLIQDYIRDEQKTPLIKDALMEDNIRGMRTFDQHLVELHQHGLISMEDAMEAATSPHELKLMVTRSGFAY; encoded by the coding sequence ATGACCCTCGATGATCTCCTGACCGAAATGGTCCAACGCCGCGCGTCCGACGTGCACCTCCAGGCCGGCAGCCCCCCCATGGGCCGCATCGACGGCGCGCTGGTGCCGTTCGGGACGGAGAAACTCATGCCGCCGGACACCGAGGCGCTCGCGCAGGCCATGCTCACCCCGGAGCAGTGGGAGGACTTCGAGTACCGCCACGAACTGGACACCGCGTACAGCGTGACGGGCCTGGGCCGCTTCCGCTGCAACGTGTTCCGCCAGCGCGGCGCGGTGGGCATCGTCATGCGCATCCTCACCGACGTGATCCCCGGCTTCGAGGCGCTGGGCCTCCCGGCCGACGTGATGCGCGGCTTCGCCGAGCACGCCCGCGGCCTGATCCTGGTCACCGGGCCCACCGGCAGCGGCAAGAGCACCACGCTCGCCAGCCTGATCGACCACCTGAACCGCAGCCACCCGTACAACATCATCACCGTGGAGGACCCCATCGAGATCCTCCACCGCAACAAGCGCAGCCTGGTCGTGCAGCGCGAGGTCGGCAACGACACCCGCGACTTCCGCACCGCGCTGAAGTACGCCATGCGCCAGGACCCGGACGTCATCATGATCGGCGAGATGCGCGACAAGGAAACCGTCGAAGCGGCGCTGTCTGCCGCGCAGACCGGGCACCTGGTGCTCAGCACCCTGCACACCCAGGACGCCATCCGCACCGTGAACCGCATCATCGATTTCTTCCCCCCGCACGAGCGGGACCAGATCCGCGTGCAGCTCAGCGAATCGCTGGTCGGCATCCTGAGCCAGCGCCTGCTGCAGCGCGCCGACGGCGTGGGCCGCGCCCTGGCCTCCGAGGTGCTGATCAACACACCCCTGATCCAGGACTACATCCGCGACGAGCAGAAGACCCCGCTGATCAAGGACGCGCTGATGGAGGACAACATCCGCGGCATGCGCACCTTCGACCAGCACCTCGTGGAACTGCACCAGCACGGCCTGATCAGCATGGAGGACGCCATGGAGGCCGCCACCAGTCCCCACGAACTCAAGCTGATGGTCACGCGCAGCGGCTTCGCATACTGA
- a CDS encoding winged helix-turn-helix transcriptional regulator: protein MSTEHTGFCPVYRAIGVLQEKWVLHIVRALLDGEKGFNELSRAVGGCNSATLTQRLEHLESLALISKRTEDSSGKLARSVYALTPAGRELQSVITAIDTWGRTHLGVDAELTPA, encoded by the coding sequence ATGAGTACCGAACACACTGGTTTCTGCCCGGTCTACCGGGCCATCGGCGTGTTGCAGGAAAAATGGGTGCTGCACATCGTGCGCGCCCTGCTCGACGGCGAGAAAGGATTCAATGAACTCTCCCGCGCGGTCGGCGGCTGCAACAGCGCCACACTCACGCAGCGCCTCGAACACCTGGAGAGCCTGGCGCTGATCAGCAAACGCACCGAGGACAGCAGCGGCAAACTCGCCCGCAGCGTCTACGCCCTGACGCCCGCCGGCCGGGAACTCCAGAGCGTCATCACCGCCATCGACACCTGGGGCCGCACGCACCTGGGCGTGGACGCGGAGCTCACCCCCGCGTAA
- a CDS encoding ABC transporter ATP-binding protein, with protein MADVILEHIYKRYGTKQVAVKDFNLHIQDKELMVFVGPSGCGKSTTLRMIAGLEDISDGILKIGDRIVNDVPPKDRDIAMVFQNYALYPHMNVYENMAFGLKLRKTPRDEIDRRVRDAAKILQIDHLLGRKPKELSGGQRQRVAMGRAIVREPKVFLMDEPLSNLDAKLRVEMRSQISQLHRRLGATIVYVTHDQVEAMTLGNRIVVMRDGVIMQVDTPMNLYDFPQNKFVAGFIGSPSMNFLTARVQNGEFTIGGSRIAAMGRLAESLKAFEGRDVIMGVRPEHLGVPGVTDIPQGVNHLRGKVIVVEPLGAQTDLIVNIGDEPIVVKVEGQAMVNVGDDIDLLVDQTRLHAFDPATEAAVDRGTPSGTRGQADTTGLGYEYPGRAAPQAVMVTGASSAD; from the coding sequence ATGGCTGACGTGATCCTGGAGCACATCTACAAGCGGTACGGCACGAAGCAGGTGGCGGTCAAGGACTTCAACCTGCACATTCAGGACAAGGAACTGATGGTGTTCGTCGGGCCGTCCGGCTGCGGGAAGTCCACCACCCTGCGCATGATCGCGGGCCTGGAAGACATCAGCGACGGCATCCTGAAGATCGGGGACCGCATCGTGAACGACGTGCCCCCCAAGGACCGGGACATCGCGATGGTCTTCCAGAACTACGCGCTGTACCCGCACATGAACGTCTACGAGAACATGGCGTTCGGGCTGAAACTCCGCAAGACGCCCCGCGACGAGATCGACCGGCGCGTGCGGGACGCCGCGAAGATCCTCCAGATCGACCACCTGCTGGGCCGCAAGCCCAAGGAACTGTCCGGCGGGCAGCGTCAGCGCGTGGCGATGGGCCGCGCCATCGTGCGCGAACCCAAGGTCTTCCTGATGGACGAACCGCTGTCGAACCTGGACGCGAAACTGCGCGTGGAGATGCGCAGCCAGATCTCCCAGCTGCACCGCCGCCTGGGCGCCACCATCGTGTACGTCACGCACGACCAGGTGGAGGCCATGACGCTCGGCAACCGCATCGTGGTGATGCGCGACGGCGTGATCATGCAGGTGGACACCCCCATGAACCTGTACGACTTCCCGCAGAACAAGTTCGTGGCGGGCTTCATCGGGTCGCCCAGCATGAACTTCCTCACCGCCCGCGTGCAGAACGGCGAGTTCACGATCGGCGGCAGCCGCATCGCCGCCATGGGCCGCCTCGCGGAGTCCCTCAAGGCCTTCGAGGGCCGGGACGTGATCATGGGCGTGCGCCCCGAGCACCTCGGCGTGCCCGGCGTGACCGACATCCCCCAGGGCGTGAACCACCTGCGCGGCAAGGTGATCGTGGTCGAGCCGCTGGGCGCCCAGACGGACCTGATCGTGAACATCGGCGACGAACCCATCGTGGTGAAGGTCGAGGGGCAGGCGATGGTGAACGTCGGGGACGACATCGACCTGCTGGTGGACCAGACCCGCCTGCACGCCTTCGACCCGGCCACCGAGGCCGCCGTCGACCGCGGCACGCCCTCAGGCACGCGCGGCCAGGCGGACACGACCGGCCTGGGCTACGAGTACCCGGGCCGCGCGGCCCCGCAGGCGGTCATGGTGACCGGCGCCAGCAGCGCCGACTGA
- a CDS encoding FG-GAP repeat domain-containing protein, translating into MPRPLPLVIALGLVTASLPAAARVPVPAFQPVLVQLPGEREPDLLGGWAAGWLTPPQAARRLTAPLNLHARTLTGPASPVRTGPARSFGDPCLDAWAVPVQPARALNAFQVFTGPGVTVRPRPVTALPTGNATYRAVVAQELKRRGVANPDVRLRGVTRVDLNGDGRDEVLLEAWRFPGSPAFPPPVGDPGDYSVLLLRHVVGGRAVTQVLAAHVAPAARWDPGSDQPMPMATLHRLAGVADLNGDGRMELLLYGAYYEGYALTAAEWTPTGGLRPRLEAGCGV; encoded by the coding sequence ATGCCGCGCCCCCTGCCTCTGGTGATCGCGCTGGGCCTCGTGACGGCCAGCCTGCCCGCCGCCGCCCGCGTGCCCGTCCCGGCGTTCCAGCCGGTGCTGGTGCAACTGCCCGGCGAGCGTGAACCCGACCTGCTGGGCGGCTGGGCAGCCGGGTGGCTCACGCCCCCGCAGGCCGCCCGGCGCCTCACCGCGCCCCTGAACCTGCACGCCCGCACGTTGACCGGCCCGGCCTCGCCCGTGCGGACCGGGCCCGCGCGGTCCTTCGGGGATCCCTGCCTGGACGCCTGGGCGGTGCCGGTGCAGCCCGCCCGGGCCCTGAATGCCTTCCAGGTGTTCACGGGGCCGGGCGTGACCGTGCGCCCGCGGCCGGTCACGGCCCTGCCCACCGGGAACGCCACGTACCGGGCGGTGGTGGCGCAGGAACTGAAGCGGCGGGGTGTGGCGAACCCCGACGTGCGCCTGCGCGGCGTGACCCGCGTGGACCTGAACGGCGACGGCCGCGACGAGGTGCTGCTCGAAGCGTGGCGCTTCCCCGGCAGTCCGGCCTTCCCGCCGCCGGTGGGGGACCCCGGTGATTACAGCGTGCTGCTGCTGCGGCACGTGGTGGGCGGCCGGGCGGTCACGCAGGTGCTGGCCGCGCACGTCGCCCCGGCCGCGCGCTGGGACCCGGGAAGCGATCAGCCCATGCCCATGGCGACCCTGCACCGCCTGGCGGGCGTGGCCGACCTGAACGGGGACGGCCGCATGGAACTGCTGCTGTACGGCGCCTACTACGAGGGCTACGCCCTGACGGCCGCCGAGTGGACGCCCACGGGCGGCCTGCGCCCGCGGCTGGAGGCGGGGTGCGGGGTGTGA
- a CDS encoding RidA family protein: MTDPPAVRFVNAPDLPATPGYSHAAEVRGGRTVYLSGQIAVNARGEVVGEGDFTAQARQVFENLRAALAAVDLTFDAVVKLTFFLTDFAHLPQMRSVRDEFVNTARPPASSAVQVAALVRPELLIEVEAVAAAP, encoded by the coding sequence ATGACCGACCCGCCCGCTGTCCGGTTCGTGAACGCCCCTGACCTGCCCGCCACGCCCGGGTACTCGCACGCCGCCGAGGTGCGCGGCGGCCGGACCGTGTACCTGTCCGGACAGATCGCCGTGAACGCCCGGGGTGAGGTGGTGGGCGAAGGGGACTTCACCGCGCAGGCCCGGCAGGTGTTCGAGAACCTGCGCGCCGCCCTGGCGGCCGTGGACCTGACCTTCGACGCGGTCGTGAAACTGACCTTCTTCCTCACGGATTTCGCGCACCTGCCCCAGATGCGCTCGGTGCGGGACGAGTTCGTGAACACCGCCCGGCCGCCGGCCAGCAGCGCCGTGCAGGTGGCCGCGCTGGTGCGCCCGGAACTGCTGATCGAGGTGGAGGCGGTCGCCGCCGCGCCCTGA
- a CDS encoding ABC transporter substrate-binding protein, protein MKKAFLALTTLVLLASSAEARTWAEIKKSGTIKIATEGAFPPFNIMKGTQLTGFEVDLANILAKNLGLKVQWVTQPFDNLLIGLNQDRYDFVIASHGITAERAKAVDFASPHYCTGGAIVTKPGGPMNAAALKGKTVAVQVGTTYLTNVQKVPGVGSVKTFPKDTDAQAALMAGRVDAWVGDKFTGLDLVKAQKGKVVQGSLLFSERIAMAVKKGNSSLLKELNAALAKTLNNGQYAKLSTTYFGQDVRCK, encoded by the coding sequence ATGAAAAAAGCGTTCCTTGCCCTGACCACCCTCGTTCTGCTCGCCTCCAGCGCCGAAGCCCGCACCTGGGCGGAGATCAAGAAGAGCGGCACCATCAAGATCGCCACCGAGGGCGCCTTCCCGCCCTTCAACATCATGAAAGGCACCCAGCTCACCGGGTTCGAGGTGGACCTCGCGAACATCCTCGCCAAGAACCTGGGCCTGAAGGTCCAGTGGGTCACGCAGCCCTTCGACAACCTGCTGATCGGCCTGAATCAGGACCGCTACGACTTCGTGATCGCCAGCCACGGCATCACGGCTGAGCGCGCCAAGGCCGTGGACTTCGCCAGCCCGCACTACTGCACCGGGGGCGCCATCGTGACCAAGCCCGGCGGCCCCATGAACGCCGCCGCGCTGAAGGGTAAGACGGTGGCCGTGCAGGTCGGCACGACTTACCTCACGAACGTGCAGAAGGTGCCGGGCGTGGGCAGCGTGAAGACCTTCCCCAAGGACACCGACGCGCAGGCCGCGCTGATGGCCGGCCGGGTGGACGCCTGGGTGGGCGACAAGTTCACCGGCCTGGACCTCGTGAAGGCCCAGAAGGGCAAGGTCGTTCAGGGCAGCCTGCTGTTCAGCGAGCGCATCGCCATGGCCGTGAAGAAGGGCAACAGCAGCCTGCTGAAGGAGCTGAACGCTGCGCTGGCCAAGACGCTGAACAACGGCCAGTACGCCAAGCTGAGCACCACGTACTTCGGTCAGGACGTGCGCTGCAAGTAA